From the Polaribacter tangerinus genome, the window ACATTTGTTAAAGGAGATCTTAAATCATGCGATACCACATGTGCATAATCATTTAGTTGTTCATTTTGTTGCGATAAATCTAATAAAAGCTTTTCTTGCTCCTTTTGTTGTTGTTGTATCTTGTCTTCATATTCTTTTCTCTGCCTAATATTTACCAACATATTAGCATAAACAGAAAGAATTTCTTGTTCGTTTTCGGTGTATTTATTTATTTTTTTTACAGAATCAAAACCAATAAAACCTATTAATTCATTGTTTTTAATTTTAGGAATTGTTATCAAACTTTTTACACCTTGTGGCTCTAATAATCCTCGTAGCCCTAATTCGCCGTCGTAAGGCAACTTGCTAACATCTTCTATATACAATGGCAAACCTTTTTGGTGTCTTTCTAGCCATTGCGGAATAAAATCGATCGGTATATTTTGTAAATTTTGAATTTCTGGCTCAATTCCTTCTACACACCATTCATAGGTGTTAGAAGTCGTATTGTCTTTAAAATTATATCTAAAAATGTAACTTCTGTCAGATTCAACAAATCGTCCAATTTGTTCTAAAGATTCGTTAATTAATTTATCAATGTCAGACAAATCTGAATTAATATATTTAGTAGATATGTTAATTAATAGTTCTTGAAATCGTAACTGCCTTTGTATAATTTTATCCTTATCATGCTGTTGCATGTTATTTGTTAAAATAATTTCTTTAGGATTGTAAATACTGCCTTTATTCTTTTTTTTCATTATTTTAATGGAAAATTATACTTTATAGCTCTAGTTGAAATGCAATTTAAGAAAATTTATGTAGATTGATAAAATCCAATCAATCTACAATACACTTCAAGATTACAAATTTAGTGTAAAATAAAATTAAAATAATAGTTTAGTTTTGTTACAGATATTCTAACATCCCATAATTATGAACGAATGGTACATTCCTATAACCATACTACCAGGCATTTGCCTACTTATTTTATCAACTTCTAATATCATGATCGATTTGAGTAGGGAAATAAAATCGCTAATCAACGAAAAAGAAAACACCTCGGTATTAATAGAGCGTAAATTAAAACAACTAAAATTAGTAAATAGAGCCATGGCATTTTTGTATTTATCTGTGGCGTTTTTTGTTATTTCTGCGCTAATTTCTGGTATAAGTAATCATGTAGATGCTCATTTTACAGGAAGTATTTACACCTTATTTAGCGGAATTCTAATGGCATTTTTAGCCATTATTAGTTTGATGCTGTACTCGTTTAGAGCCGTAAAACTTAGGCAAGACCAATATCATAATATCTGCTAAATTTAAGTCTAAAAACTCCGCATGAAATACAGTTACACTGGTAATGATAATTCAACATTTGAACTAGTAGATACCTCAAGTATTCAGTATGCAACTGAGAGCAAAAAAGATGGTTTGTACAAAATTGTATGGACCATGAACGATGAAATATCACTTGGGCTAGATGGTTACCGAGTGATGCTTAAAAAAAATCAACTGCTATTTGCCACACCACTCAACCACTTACAGTTACAACTCGAGCATAAAAACGTGGTGGTGTATAGTTTCAATAGAGAGTTTTATTGTATTCGCGACCACGATGCCGAAGTAGCCTGCAACGGATTTTTATTTTTGGGTTCTTCAACTCCTATTGTGGTTACACTAACGCCCAACGAGCAGCAAAGTTTTGAATTATTGTACCAGTTTTTTATTGAAGAATTTGAAACGGTAGACCATATTCAAGGCGAAATGTTGCTAGTATTGCTAAAACGATTGCTTATAAAGTCGGTTCGCATTGCTCGTAAAACACTACCAGTTGAAGATATGCCGCAACAAAAGTTGGACATCATTCGTAAATTCAACTTATTAGTAGAAATGCATTTTAGAGAAAAGCACAAAGTAAGCGATTATGCAAACTTGTTGCACCTAACGGCAAAATCTATCTCCAACCTTTTTTCGCGCTATTACAATACAACGCCACTAAAAATTATAAACGAACGTTTAATTTTAGAAAGTAAACGACTACTCGATTTTTCCGACAAAAATATCAATGAAATAGGGATTACTTTGGGCTTTGAGGAACTGTCTCATTTTTCTAAGTTTTTTAAAAAACACGTAGGAGTTTCTCCCTCAGAATACAGATTGAAGTAAAAACTCATTTTGAGTAAAATATATAAACACAAAGGTAAATTAAACAATAAAATACAATAGTATTTACTCTAATTTTGCATTACAAAAAGATACCAAATATCTATTTGTTTAAAATATATGAATAATATTTATTTAAAATGAATTGAGTAAAATATATAAATAGTTAGGATGAATTGATAATACATAAACAACCCTCTTGAAGTATCTTTGTAATATATAAAATAAGTTATAAACCCTAAAAAATAAAAGAGATGTTAACCTGGAAAGATGTAATACGTTTTAGTGTAAATGGTAATCCAACTCCCGATCGAAGAGTTGAAAAAACCGAAGCAGAATGGAAAGAATTATTAACTCCAGAGCAGTTTCGAATTACGCGAAATAAAGGCACCGAAGCTGCCCACACAGGTGAGTTATGTAGCATTTACGAAGCTGGCAAATACAATTGTATTTGCTGCGATACGCCTTTGTTCGATTCTACGATTAAATTTAACTCTGGTACCGGATGGCCAAGTTTTACGCAACCTATCAAAGAAAACGCTATTAAATACGAAAAAGATACTTCGTACGGAATGGTACGCGTAGAAGTGATGTGCAATACATGCGATGCTCATTTAGGACACGTTTTTCCTGACGGCCCAGAGCCAAGCGGATTGCGATACTGTATTAACTCCGCTTCTATGCAACTCGAAACTAAATAAAAATCATAATTTATATACTTTAAAAGTATATTATAAAGAAAGAAAGGAATTGCCATGACTGCAATTACAAAAACAAAAGAAGAAAAAGTGTTTAAAGCACCTGAGTTTAATGTAAAAAATTGGGTAGATGCCCACGGAAACAAAACCGAACAAATACAATTGGCCGATTTTACAGGTAAATTTAAAGTGATCTATTGTTTTCAAAGTTGGTGCCCAGGTTGCCACAGCGCAGGTTTGCCCAGCTTACAAAAAATGGTACATGCACTTGGAGGAAACGACAAGGTTGTTTTTTTAGCGATACAAACGGTGTTTGAAGGACATGAAGCAAATACCTACGATAAAATGTTAGAAACACAAAAAAAATACGACTTAAAAATACCTTTTGGGCACGATGCTGGCGATGATGGAAAATCTCGATCTAATATCATGACCAACTACCAAACCGGAGGTACGCCATGGTTTATTTTTATTGATCAGTATGATAATGTAGTTTTTGCAGATTTTCATTTAAATGTAGATGCAGCCATTGAGGTATTAAAAAGTATTTAAATAATGGAAAATACAATACCCACAATAAAACTATACGGTGCAGATGGTTGCCATAAAACCCACTACTATAAGTTGGTATTGGACGATATTGGATTACCATATACATTTTTAGATGTAGAAGCAAACCAAGACCACGCAGAAGAGCTGCGTGGTTTATACGAAAACCGTAAACTTAATTTCCCTACCATTACAATAGGTGAAAAAAAGTTGCGCAACCCGTACAAAGAAGAAATAATTAAATGGATGAATAAATTAATACCTAGCAGATTGGAAATACAACACGAAAAAGAAAATAGCCGTTTTACATTAGATATCAACGGAGAAATAGCTAAAATTGACTACCGCCTACGCGATGGGAAAATGTACTTGGAACACTCCGAAGTTCCACGAAATTTAAGAGGACAAGGCATAGGAAAAGTATTGGTAGAAAAAACTTTTGAAAAATTAACCGAAGAAAACTATAAAGCAGTCGCAGTTTGCTCCTACATAAGAGCTGTAAAAAACCGAAGCGAGCATTGGAAATCAATTATTGAATAAGTACTTTATTTGTTGTTGCTTTACAGCTGTTTTGATGTAAAAATTACTTTAAATTTGTGGTATAATTGAAAGGGAAAATATAATGGAACAACAAAATAACACAGCTAAAACTACTGGCAATAGTATAAGCACATATGTAAACAAAATTCCTACAGGCTATTCGGTAGGAAATTACCAAGGCAAAAAATATGGTATTAGTAAAACCATATT encodes:
- a CDS encoding peroxiredoxin family protein → MTAITKTKEEKVFKAPEFNVKNWVDAHGNKTEQIQLADFTGKFKVIYCFQSWCPGCHSAGLPSLQKMVHALGGNDKVVFLAIQTVFEGHEANTYDKMLETQKKYDLKIPFGHDAGDDGKSRSNIMTNYQTGGTPWFIFIDQYDNVVFADFHLNVDAAIEVLKSI
- a CDS encoding DUF2721 domain-containing protein, translated to MNEWYIPITILPGICLLILSTSNIMIDLSREIKSLINEKENTSVLIERKLKQLKLVNRAMAFLYLSVAFFVISALISGISNHVDAHFTGSIYTLFSGILMAFLAIISLMLYSFRAVKLRQDQYHNIC
- a CDS encoding GAF domain-containing sensor histidine kinase translates to MKKKNKGSIYNPKEIILTNNMQQHDKDKIIQRQLRFQELLINISTKYINSDLSDIDKLINESLEQIGRFVESDRSYIFRYNFKDNTTSNTYEWCVEGIEPEIQNLQNIPIDFIPQWLERHQKGLPLYIEDVSKLPYDGELGLRGLLEPQGVKSLITIPKIKNNELIGFIGFDSVKKINKYTENEQEILSVYANMLVNIRQRKEYEDKIQQQQKEQEKLLLDLSQQNEQLNDYAHVVSHDLRSPLTNVHTLIHWYIEDRKDSLTKKDTDALNSVLFNVEKMDYLIKGILDYSTLDKLNIQDQFIDINSLLEEILQTILVPDHINLKIQKELPNLYGNSWRFKQLFQNLLSNAIKSIDKKVGEISIGCIEKENFYEFYIKDNGIGIKTNYFEHIFKIFNKLENTSSSSGIGLSIVKKIVTHYGGSIWLKSDLGKGTTFHFTIRKKLDSTN
- a CDS encoding GNAT family N-acetyltransferase, with translation MENTIPTIKLYGADGCHKTHYYKLVLDDIGLPYTFLDVEANQDHAEELRGLYENRKLNFPTITIGEKKLRNPYKEEIIKWMNKLIPSRLEIQHEKENSRFTLDINGEIAKIDYRLRDGKMYLEHSEVPRNLRGQGIGKVLVEKTFEKLTEENYKAVAVCSYIRAVKNRSEHWKSIIE
- a CDS encoding helix-turn-helix domain-containing protein, with the protein product MKYSYTGNDNSTFELVDTSSIQYATESKKDGLYKIVWTMNDEISLGLDGYRVMLKKNQLLFATPLNHLQLQLEHKNVVVYSFNREFYCIRDHDAEVACNGFLFLGSSTPIVVTLTPNEQQSFELLYQFFIEEFETVDHIQGEMLLVLLKRLLIKSVRIARKTLPVEDMPQQKLDIIRKFNLLVEMHFREKHKVSDYANLLHLTAKSISNLFSRYYNTTPLKIINERLILESKRLLDFSDKNINEIGITLGFEELSHFSKFFKKHVGVSPSEYRLK
- the msrB gene encoding peptide-methionine (R)-S-oxide reductase MsrB yields the protein MLTWKDVIRFSVNGNPTPDRRVEKTEAEWKELLTPEQFRITRNKGTEAAHTGELCSIYEAGKYNCICCDTPLFDSTIKFNSGTGWPSFTQPIKENAIKYEKDTSYGMVRVEVMCNTCDAHLGHVFPDGPEPSGLRYCINSASMQLETK